The Apium graveolens cultivar Ventura chromosome 6, ASM990537v1, whole genome shotgun sequence genome contains a region encoding:
- the LOC141666267 gene encoding glycosyltransferase BC10-like has translation MNLNSLEFFIKRLFNCVSSQKVRWGTASLTGAKRHLEANALLHFSNERFFLLSESCIQVYNFPTVYRYLIGSKQSFVQSFDDPSRYGRGHYSSKMQPDIQLEDWRKGSQWFEINRVLAIEVVSDTKYYALFKKYCLPACYPDEHYLPTYVHMFYGTCNSK, from the coding sequence atgaatttGAACTCATTAGAGTTTTTTATTAAGCGTCTCTTTAACTGTGTCTCCTCTCAGAAAGTCAGGTGGGGAACTGCATCTCTAACCGGAGCAAAAAGGCATCTTGAAGCCAATGCTCTTCTACACTTCTCCAACGAGCGATTTTTTCTTTTGTCTGAGAGTTGTATACAAGTTTACAACTTCCCAACTGTCTACAGGTACCTCATTGGATCCAAACAGAGTTTTGTGCAGTCATTCGATGATCCCTCCCGCTATGGGCGTGGGCATTACAGCTCCAAAATGCAGCCTGATATTCAGCTTGAAGACTGGCGGAAAGGGTCTCAATGGTTTGAAATTAACCGTGTTCTTGCTATAGAAGTTGTGTCGGATACAAAGTACTACGCACTGTTCAAGAAGTATTGTCTGCCTGCTTGTTATCCAGATGAACACTACCTGCCAACTTATGTTCACATGTTTTACGGAACTTGTAATTCGAAATGA